Part of the Bicyclus anynana chromosome 3, ilBicAnyn1.1, whole genome shotgun sequence genome is shown below.
GGATTTCCATGATATAATAATTGATAGAGACCTTATTTTGTTATGAACAAAGTACAGAAtttaagtacttacctacttattagttttatttttgtaatttgccTACTTTTTGTGACTCCTGTGTGATGGTTAATGTGtctaatgtatttaattatttgattattattgccATTAtgcttgtataaaaataatgccaggaagtttataatatcaataacaattattaaattatattagataacagaagtatgcaggttttgctattactttttttaaatatgttatttaaatcAAGCTATTTTAAATTCTTCAAAATAGTTCTCTGTAAAAAGTCAGTACCTATACTAAGCAAAACTATTATACTACATACCTACACTACAGTCTTTCTAAAGGTgctatgtaggtatgttttctgtggatggttaagtattttttactaaataattttatccaAATTTCGCAAATTAAATGTTAGCAAGCgggtttttttaaacaaacttatatgtaatatattttcaaacaatATAAGAAATAATGCTTAGAAAGAATAAAATTTTCGATTGCAAATGTAAGATCTAATTGAACATTAATAATCATACCTAATATGGATATCAGTTTTATGCTCATCATATTATATAAACCAGCGATGTTTTTCAACTGTATAATGCCTagattttacaattatttattcaaaaataaatgtattgaaaatataGCTTTTTAATTGTGAAACTCAGGCTCAGGAAAATTCCCATTTTGTCCatctgttaattatttttgtctgtaaaGTGTGTCGTGCTATTTacaggacatcctgtatataaaaaataatctttgtCATTGGTCAAGGGATCACGCGTGAACCGCTTGAATTTCACTAATTGTTTAATTGTTGTGTCAGGAGGAAGAAGGTTCTCACAGAACgataaaaaaggaaaattgaaatatttcagAAAATTAACGACTATTTTGAGTGTGTTACTCAATCATAGCTCATTCAGCTGTACTGATCTGAatgaaatttaacaaaaaaatagattataatctggtATAGCCATTTTGCTCTTGCACACAGAAGCACGATcaaggcgggtgaaaccgcggagtatagctagttataaataagaaaataaaaacaggtAGGTATTACGTAACATGTCTTTAATGGTCTGTAAACTTATTCTACGAAAAAATAGCATTGTTTTATACGTGCGCATACAGAAATAATAGATGACTCATAGTCATTCATACTTGAACAataacatttgaaaaaaatagcaAGGGAAGTAATGAcgtaattatgtaggtacctactaaggtGCATCGATTAGAtcttttatgataaaataatgaaaattcgtCTCGATTTTACGGGAGATACAGCATAATTTCGGGTTGCGGTAACAATTACTATTTTTAGACAATGATTAATAGAATAAAACTACaagtattacatacatacaaataacaaaaaaaaacaaatatctcataaaataaaataaaattattcaatgcAGATACAAAGTCACGTAACTATCTataaacttttaatttcaataattttctaGTCTATTTATTATAAGCAGACTATGTAGTCTATCGTACGTAAAACAAATCTAATATCTAAAATTAGTGTTCCTAATTTTATAGGCTAAAAGCAAGCAGTCTGAGTTCTTTGTCCCATCAATATTACctataaatctaaaaaaaaaatattatagtgttCATTTGCACGAGcagcagctgctaccgacgactgcagtcagcgacgtctcggcggcagccaacgacAGTCTGCgatgtctcggcggcaggcgacggcggtCGTCGATAGCAGTTGCCGCTCGggtaaatgaacccttaaacAAAACTAATATTCCCCTTTTTCTCTTATACAAGGAAAAAGCGACAATTATTTGCTATTGACTCTGAGACTATGATTGATTTGAATTAAGCTCAAACGTTTTTAggctttttttgataaaaagaaCAGACACATCTTTTTTTTCAAGTCCAACCTATAAATAACCCTCGTGGAATTGAGTGGTCTCTATGTGTGACTACTTATGTTATTTACGCAGAGCTATTAAGTCAAAAAAGATTATGCAGTatattattactactatttttttttaaagaatatttgtcatatttttttttaatattaccattattcccattcccctctaactagtcgggaaagactgtgctaggagtgggtgcgACATTAGACCAACggtgcggggatcgaaccaccacccctcggtgatgagtccgaccgctcttaccattgagctattgaggctgttttactattatatacatatatttaaatatcacaaTCGTCTCATATGAGCTTCATGGAGTCGCAAATCATAGGTAGAATAACAGAACAAGAAAGGTCTATTTCTATGAGTTTCATTTGACTTTATATATCACCATAAAACATATcgtttcaaaagtgattgtaaagtaagccttaaataaattaattttgaattaacatAAATTTCCAATTCAATTATcatactattaatattaaacttgtttaagtatgtgtcgaattcattaatttacatttactgCTACAACTATTGTGATTTTATCGAACTATTCAAATCAAGTCAAACACgtatacaattttaaacattataattttaatattaacaacatttatatatacattttcTGTTCTAAAGACATTTGAGTAAATTACGATATTTAAGTTGCCATCACATTgattcttaaaatttaaattaaatcttcCAGATCTTTGAAACATACCAATAGTGTgacataaaagagtagaaattgaTATAAATGGAACTAATTAACTCGCtgtgtggcaacaccacatttactGTCACAGACATCTGTCATTATAAGAGCTataaccaattattattattgataatttaatttaatgtggaAATTCAGATACTTACcagataaatacaataaatatgatttattgAGATAAAATTTACTATCTcttttaataaatgtatgtcatgaaataaatatagagtaaaatatcaaatatcaataataaatgtataccatgaaagaattatatattaaaatatcaagtaTCAAGACAATTGGATGACAGTACACAGGGTTACCGTTTTCTTTTTACtcttttttgttgcactataaGTTGTGATTAATTAATATGTCTTAGTGCTGAGACCATTGAATAGTTTTGATGTCTACCCCTTCTTGTACCATCTCCCACAAGGGACTCATTTCCCTCAATCTCTCCACATGTCTGATTGTCTTCTCTGCCGTGTAGTCAACTTCTTCTATTGTAGTGAATCTCCCTAATCCAAATCTGTAAGAAGAACAACTCGATACAATTTCTAGCAACACTGCCTCATTTTGTTTGAGATATTTGTACGATTCTTTAATAAAGGGTTGCTAATTTTACGATCAGCGCCGGCCtgtagtaaatttttaaatggagcgagatccaattatggcgcctctcctatttgcttctaataatataatgcagatacctataccaaattatgagtgtaaagtagatcttgaccatactctggggtgaccaattgaaaatcaggtgCGGTACCGTCTACGTTTGACTCGGATTATCATTtgggcgctctctaggatttggcgcctgaaGCTACTGCTCCGTTCGCCATATGGATGGGCCGGCCCTGTTTATGATAGTGACAAAATCTCCTCCAATGAGTGATTTAATCTATACATTTGTACCTATGTCTGTAAGGGATTAGATAGCATTTCAATGAAACTTTTTCCAAACGGATTGACTTTTTTAGACTCTTTTAGCAATCTTCGccatatttcaatcaatttacaaaaaatcttaacaaattatatattaaaacctTCCTCGGGAATTCACTCCATCTATAAGTTATAATCTATTCAGTAGCCTTTGATATCGcaaagagacagacagacagacgtggAGGAGGATTttgctttatattattactagctgacgccgcgcggtttcactagtgtggttcccgttcccgtgggaatacgaagataatatatagcctatagcctttcttgataaatgggctatctaacactgaaataatttttcaaatcggaccagtagttcttgagattagcacgttcaatcaaacaaacaaactcttcacctttataatattagtgtgtatATGACTATAGATGCTGCTCAAGGAAGAGgctaaagatttttaaatacaatttcacctgataatgcaatctaagataaaagctaGTCAAGCTTGGGAGTACGATGAAAGTCCACACATATCTTAGAATAtaggtagaatctttacaaatagtcaactgacgtgtcaaaagtgcttgtaatttgagcctacttgaaataaatgaatttttgattttgaagcctcccaccagccacatctggaccaattaagaaaactcattcgacccagccgggtatcgaactcaggtcctccgtcttgtaaatccacccgcgcataccaccgcgccacggaagctgacaaaaatgttttctcttgtaataaaaactgactgtgacatacggacggacagacagacatgacgaatctataagggttccgttttggccatttggctacggaaccctaGAAATCGTATACATACCTAATTGAGCTGTGAGCAAGATCTTCGTCAGCGCCAATAGCTCGCAACACGTACGACGGTTCCAGAGACGCTGACGTGCAAGCTGATCCACTCGATAACGCCACGTCTTTCAATGCCATTAGTAATGATTCACCTTAAATGTTATGTTAAGAAACATAATggagaatgttactaggtatgcaaaatcacttgaaacttcgttacattagagcttttatatttacaaatacactagtttttgttttattgaaaaagaccaaatagttatgattttacatgtattcaaagttcgcataaatatcgtCTCCCGCTAACAGTCGCGGTATtgtgcgtgacgtcatcgtacaacACTTGCCCGACCTGTTCAGGCAATTTAGTATAATTACGAACTAATGACCCTTATATTAATATACTCTTTGACTAATGGCTAGTTCGTCAGAAGCTCAGGCACAAGTACGAAATTGCCTTAATGGGCCGTGCAAGCgttgtacgatgacgtcacgtacaatacCGCGACTGTTAGCGGGAGTCGACATTTATGCGAACTTCGAGtacatgtaaaatcataactatttggtatttttaaataaacgcgGGCTGTTACCGCGCGCACACTTTAAAATTACATATCCTGAGAACTAATTAACGTGTCGAAATAATTTTTtcacgagatttttttattttcaacggagaatacagaaagctaacagtTGAAAATAGTGAACATTCTCGATAAAGTAGAGTTAGTTAGTTAGAATCTTATTACCCAATGGTAATATGATTTGTTTGAGCTTTATCCATAATAAGGTTAATGCCCACGGTGgacatgcgggttggtcattcgcagggctgGATTTTTCTGCACCGGGGTTGCTACTTCCTGACACGTAACTTATTATTaacctataatattattaacttagTTCAACTAAGTTAATCTTAATATAGTTTATTAGGAAAGAATCAACACTAAATTACCTTCCACATAAGCAAATGACAAATTAACACAACCAGGATATGTCTGTTTGGGATCGCCATTTCTTATGACATGTGTCAGTTTTGAGTAAATCTTGTCCAGAAACCTATTGGCCAGTTTCTCCATCCACGCGTGGTCATATGCCATTTCACGCTCTGCGAGTTCACAGGCTGCtcctaaaaatatacaatatttatacaaatattttacaaggcAGGAGATGCTGCAATTTAGTACATGAATTATCATCgttatttcatcattaacagcccatattcggctcactattaagaacgagtctcctctcagaatgaaagggggtAGTACTGGCCAGTGGTCCAATTGATTGACTTCACACTGGGTTCACttcaaaattgtattattaatgattaatgAATGGTGAGACATATAGagaatttgaaaattctcaggtatgcacgtttcctcacgacgttttacgttcacagtttgagacacgtgatatttaatttcttaaaatgcatataactgaaaagatgAAGGTTCCGGATTTatcataatacaaaaaaatcatattttattgtatgaGGGTCTGATTCATTAAAACCTACCTCCAAAGTTACAATGGTTACAACTCTATGGCTGCTTCAAATAATGCAAAAATGGACTACCTACCCTGAGAACTTATTACGAACATGCATTGGAAAAGGAAAAGGATTTGTAGTCAATCCTAtagctagagctcaaaaaggattgactacaaataaaagacaaattaacttcgtcaaagcaggttccataacaaaatcatctagtaagccttactcaatcctaggttctgcaccttattggactttattaatggatacatatgagaaacattataaaatgccagcggatgtcgctatttcgaaatctagaccagacattttccttttgtccaaacaaacaaagcgaatagtacttgtagagcttactgtgccgtgggagactaacattccgaaggaccacagtttaaaagtgaataaatattatgacctaacaaatgaagtaactaaaaatggctggtggcgttagtctgtacgccgtagaagtaggtgcgagaggattaccagcaaactgtctctataacttgcttaaagaccttggcctctctagaagtgcagctagttctatattagaacgagtatccaaagctgctctaataggatcttaccaaatttggataggtagggagaacaacacgagcagaaaaGGGGAGTGCTGATCGATCGTCAAgtaatttcttaaccctacatccagtagtcacaagtcctggactttgcttggtgtttttctctctaccacgcgatggacccggcacctgcacggaatccatggaatgctaagatattcgtctccctctcttacattttttacaatttgtaagtAGTGCCTACCCTAGGTTAAAACATTATGCACGCCATTAGCTGCTTCACATTATGCATCATGGGATTGGCTATCAGAGAATGGCTCCATTATGATTCAAGGTTGACGagttgatattaaaaataagatttaaTCAATGAGAAATCAGCACTTGACTGTGAATTCAATTGATAATGATAAGTGACAATTCAGATTTTCTACAccattttttttgataaaaatcaatatagtcAGAATGTTATCAGTTCAAATAATTTCACAAAACATATACAACATTTTAAGTTCTTCTTTGGAGTGTATTTGTGATTATATTTCAAATCATTtacttcaagtaggctcagtttacaagcacttttgacacgtcagttgactatttgtaaagattctaacaccggttcggaaggcaggttctgctgagaagataccggcaagaaactcaacagttgctcttttgaaaaagttatacagtattataatttacaattgataacaattactgtttacatttcttatagttttacttcctctgtgaaggtggaaactgatccaacggtctccaagcatctttatcattaaggaactcatcaatgttgtagtcccctggactaagtaaatgtttttcaacacattgcttaaagctatgcattggcaggtccatcatagtcttggggatcttattatagaagagtacacccaaacctacaaaagatttttttaatctttggagacgatatgcagaactAACTTATGCctgtgtctagtaagacgtgggtttaaatctccttttcgtttgtacaaattaatattttgtcttacatatactatactgttatatatatatatattgacaggctactgttagtatacctatttctttaaactttcaAGTAATGAAAGCTGCACTTAGGCATTTAGAAATCTACGTGATGACCTTTCTGGCGCAGATAGTGCTGTGGATTTGAACCagcattgtttaatttaaaaatttgttccgATTTTAGTCCCTAGTCTTTAGGGTTGGCAGTGCATTTATGAATCTATGAATGCAAGCCACTGCTATTTATGTAACACAACCAACACTTATGTACTAAGTtcattaagtaaaaataataaaatgtttgtacCTAATCCTACAACCAAGGGTGTTGGAACAGTTCCACTTCTCATCCCTCTCTCCTGACCCCCTCCACTTTGAATAGGCTCCACCCGAACCCTCGGACGTCGTCTTATATACAAAGCACCCACACCTTTCGGCCCATATACTTTATGACCAGAAATAGACATGAGATCTATATTCATAGAGTTTACATCTATTGGTATTTTCCCAATGGCCTGTGCTGCATCAGTGTGAAAGAAAATCTTATTTTTCTTACATATGGCACCAATTTCAGAAATTGGTTGTTGCACTCCtgaaaaatcaatgtaaatgaaattttattttaagcattACTTTTTAGATATTGATTGTTACAGTACCAATGTATACTTTGTGGAAGTACATAActattaatgaaaaattttaataaaaaaaatacaaccgacttcaaaaccaaaaaacgtaaccagtaaactaaaaagcgaaaaataacatcataatatgttctacctgctgatcagtatgaagcggtgctaagccggtgatgtattaattcaagccatttagattttgcagacagtgttgtttcatgtggttctgtcagaaatggcttaaatcaagacaacaccggctaagcaccgccttcatactgatcagcaggtagaacatattatgatgttatttttcgctttttagtttactggttacgttttttggttttgaagtcggttgtattttttttattaaaatttttattatttttccatttttagtgtaaaatttcatctcaaacgaacacatcagacccctaacgacagtcacaacccatcttggtacaaaattctcagcaatacaaattaatcaagcccaagcacaaggtagctaccgtacaccgttatcagacccctaatgacagtctcaacccatcttggtacaaagttctcagcaatacgaattaatcaaggccaaacacaaggtagttactgtaaactgttaaggagttcccttaattgtccttggtcttcatcaccaaacccctaaatgatagtcacaacatatctatgtggaaagttctcatta
Proteins encoded:
- the LOC112044892 gene encoding cysteine desulfurase, mitochondrial is translated as MFRVIKNVSPLLCKNLLQRSALQENAILMFVQGKHLHTDSESEKFSLKHEEVGRPLYFDAQATTPVDPRVLDAMLPYLVSYHGNPHSRTHAYGWESEAGVEKSREQVANLIGADPKEIVFTSGATESNNISVKGVAHFYAPRKKHIVTTQIEHKCVLDSCRALEGEGFKITYLPVGTNGIISLQELENALTPETSLVSIMTVNNEIGVQQPISEIGAICKKNKIFFHTDAAQAIGKIPIDVNSMNIDLMSISGHKVYGPKGVGALYIRRRPRVRVEPIQSGGGQERGMRSGTVPTPLVVGLGAACELAEREMAYDHAWMEKLANRFLDKIYSKLTHVIRNGDPKQTYPGCVNLSFAYVEGESLLMALKDVALSSGSACTSASLEPSYVLRAIGADEDLAHSSIRFGLGRFTTIEEVDYTAEKTIRHVERLREMSPLWEMVQEGVDIKTIQWSQH